TTATCTGAATTTCGTCTAACTAGTTTTCTTTATTATGAGTAATTACTTCCTGTATTTCTGGAATTAATCTTATCAAAATATACCAATACAccccttttctattttctttttttagtttgTTTAGTTTTTTCCTCCCCTTCCTCTGATATCTTACTTCAGCTTAATTAATTTGTGTGAAGCTATGTTAGGGAAATCTTCATTAGCTGGCCCAAACCACTAGAGAATTGGGAAAGCCTTGAAACGAGCAGGCAATTAGCGAGGGTAAACTTTTACTGTGAAGACTGGAGGTTTAATTTATGACCCCTGAAGAAATTGTGATTAGGATTGTCATCAGTgtgttttaatttttgagGGTCTTATCTAGCCTCTAGCTAGGTGGCTCGGTCCCTAGGACCTGTGCAGTTGTCGCTTGGTTTTCGAGGTTGTTTATTTGCCATCAGCTAACAAATTCTTGAGAATGTGGATCAACAGTCAATTATGTTCGAATCTAATTAATTGGCATTGTTTAGGATTTTATCATATGGAATCTAAATGTAATATTTTCTCTgataactttaaaaaattaaattattcgGGCAAATCGCTTCTAAGGTGTAATTCTCTTAACTTATTTACTAAGCATCTAAACTTTTTCGGGGCCATCTATAATTCGTAAGTCCGTTTCATGAGAATCAATACCTAATTTCTTCATGACATtatcaaattataaattaatttctcgTAAGATACATGTACTTTTCCGATTTAGAGGGTCAATACTATATATCCTACCAATAGAAAAACTTCGTATGATATTTTTATTCCCCTTTACCTTATAATAATCTCTAAAAAAATTCTCAGACACAAATAACCCACCTCCCATGTCaaacatattttattattcttgtTTTTTGGGtggaaatattttattgttcttccttcttcttcttcgaggTAATGTATTATTGAGAAAAGAATACATATCAATTAAAAAAGGTAGTTGATAATtgcataaaatataataaacgCATGAAAAAGTGAATGTtgaaaaaggagagaaaatatCACATGATGATGTAGCGATAAATTGAGTCTTTAGTGGACGAACTTTACATGTATGGTAGCGATTCGACACCATGGAAAGTACCTCAATGCTAGAGTCAAGCAAAATTTGTGTCAATCAATAAGGTATGAACAGTTTGTGGTTTCACCGGATAAATTGAATCCCTAGTCGGCAAATTTTACATGTATTGCGGATCCAACGCCtaaaaaaatatctcatcaTTAGAGCCAAGCAAAATTTCTGTTAATCAATAGGATGTGAACAGGTCGGGGTTTCACCGGGAAAataagagagaagaaaaattgGAGCGTCCCATGCGCGCCCTTTTGCCTTATCTCCTCCCAGCATtgcctttattttttaaccatatttttttcaagCAAAAAATTATCTCCTTTTTCCCGCACAGCATCGGACGTCTTGTCAGCCTAAACCGACGCCGGTTCCGACCAGTCTCCtccctctcttcctcctccccccCGACCCCACAAAGCCATCAACCCTTTtgcccttcttctcctttcccctcctcctccttcttcatTAGCATGCCCAAGTTCAAGAAGCCCTTGAGCATCTCCTCCTCTCCTCCTTAAGGCCTCCTTGACTGCTAGCTAGCTTCCCCATGCCATGTCTTAACTTCCGCCATGGAAGCCAAGCTTCAGCTCTTCCCTTCATGGCTCCTTTCCTTTTAAAAGTACTTGTCTAGGGTTTTGGTTTTGTGTCGTCTGATAATCACTTCTTGATTTAGGGTTTTTTGGGGCTTAATTTTATTACATGGAGGATCAATACAACCAGATGAACGGTGGGAGTGGCCACCACCGAGGGAATTTCCTCTACCCTTCTAACCAGACATCGGCCATGTCTTTCCACCTCCAATCTGCTACTGATCATCATCAGTGTTTCCAGTCACCAGCTCATGTGAAAACAGAAGCTGCTAATAACAGTAATAATAacaatcatcatcatctcggACAGCATCAGAAGCTTCGGTACTCTCTTCAAGCAGGGATCAGCGATCAGAGCTCCTCGAGCAACGAAGTCGAGGCAATCAAAGCCAAGATTGTAGCTCACCCTCAGTACTCCAACCTCTTGGAAGCTTACATGGACTGCCAAAAGGTAATGACGTAGTCGTCCAAATTCTCCGTCTTCTTGGGCGCACTTTTCGGTTTTCGCCATCGGGCGTCGACTTGCGGAGCTATGGGCATCGGTGATGGAAAGTCTGATACTGATAGTATAACAGATTAATTTCTTACCGATGACACCTTCGAAAAGCATATGTATGAGAATTGCCGCACTTATGGTGGATGCAGATTGGAGCGCCGCCGGAGGTGGTGGCGAAGCTGGCAGCGGCAAGACAGGAGTTCGAGGCAAGGCAGCGGTCATCGTCTGTGACCTCTTCAGATGCTGCGAAGGACCCGGAACTCGATCAATTCATGGTCTTCCTCTCTCTTATCACCTCTCCAGctataattacatttttttattgtaaaatttattttaaaaaaagaagaagaaagatatGATAATATGGTATAAAAAAGATTTGGGTGTTATTCTATTATATGTGAACGTCCGTATGATTACAAAATGCGATGCAGGAAGCGTACTATGACATGCTAGTGAAATACCGGGAAGAGCTGACCCGGCCGCTGCAGGAAGCCATGGATTTCATGCGACGGATCGAAACCCAGCTCAACATGCTCAGCAATGGCCCCGTTCGTATCTTCAATTCTGGTATAACTCTATATACATAGACATGTATGTATAGCAAGTACTTCACATTTGCTTTCATCTTTGCTACATCTTCACTCTTATTTTCCCCTATGCATGCGCTCCACTATTTTTGTTTGTCATGGGATTTTCTCGGCATGACTACGAAATGTTCTGAGATTATTGGCCGAGACTAACCCTTGTTCGAGCGTCTTGATCTCTAGGGAAGTTCTCATCTTGCTCTCTTCGCGGTGAGTGACTAGCTGAAATGATAGGTCATGTCTGGTTCGTGTAAATggaaatataataatacaGTTGAAACATCTCATAATGCAGTCTTGTCTCttattgtgttttcaatttcatccttTTCCAGTTTCATGCCCTATTGTACATATAGTCTTCGGCTAGCCTATTGAACCTATATATCCATAAATCTCAACCGTTGCTTTGTTGGCTATATCTCTTTGGTGTCTCGAAATTTCCGTTTTTAGAATGACAAAATCTATCGTGCTTTTCCTTCATGTATTGGAGATTACAAGAACtcccagagagagagagagagagagagaggtaggAGCTGGGTCACGAGTATAGCTTAGTGAACTCCTACCTCAATCACGAGTCTATAGTAAAATAGTTGCTTGTTcttaatatatgatatataaaatataaaatatacaaGGAAATTGACAAGCATTAAGACAGCCAGGAGCATATGTTGGCATTGCTTGCCTTGTGAAACTATACAATATGATGTACTCAAGAGATCATCCAAATGAAATAGGGTCAACCAATTTTTACTTGGTAAGGCCAGGAGGTGTTTTATCTATGTTTAGGCACCGGCTTTAGTCTCGAACACGGGGTACTTCTAATGGGTTTAGAATCTCTGTATTGCAAGTAAAGCCTGTCCTGCATCACAGCTCGTGCTTTAAGGGTCACCAATATGGTTGAACAAATTTAATGCgcttaattatatatgatttaGGAGTTCAGAAATTTTGCTATAGTTTTCtgggaaataaaaaaaatactatatatatgtcaatCGCCATTTCCCAATAAATTCAGCTGTTGGTTTTATTGAGGGCCtaggaaaatgaagaaaaaacatTGGATGCTGTTCAAGTCAGTGCTACCCAACACCACGTAGCCTGTACGGCAGTCTGTCAGAGTTCTTTGAAGAGTATTGTTTCTTATTTTACACATCCACCAAGTAATAAATTTCTGTTCATGTTCTGAGTTTCTACTATACCTTCCCGTTTTATTTGCTTTTACCTCCGATTTGTCCAAGCAGAAGGTCTACATTCCTGTCACCTATTTGGCCAGTCTATATATAGAGAACTGCTATAGTCGCACCTGCTCAGAATACTAGAGCCCCTTCTGGTTCTTCCTCCACATCTATATCTCGGATTAAACGGATTACGGTACACATCGAACATGCACATACTTCTTGTGTTCTGTCGGTCCCATACAAAGTTCACAAATTAATGATCTAGTGGTTTGCTTACTTGGGTCGGTGAGTACGTAGTCTTCAGTCTATTTGTGGGattatctatgtatgagatgAAATGCAATGTCAGTGGTTTTCAACGTTTTCCTTAGACGGACCACGGAATTTTCTTGTGTATTAAATTCAGTAAGATTTTTACTGTGAGGAGGTGCTAGCTAGCTTGCCTTCTGGATTTGGATCTCAGTATGTGTCTGTTTATATGTATAACAATGTACTGCCCAGCCTGCGCTATGCCCATTGCATGATGCATATCTTTTTGGTTCATTGTGAATGGTAGTCTTCTATATTGGTATTCAATTTGCTTAATCCAATTCCAGCATCATTGAAGGTGTGCTACAATATCCCTGCATGAGATTGATTATGTGGTTTCAATTTAACTTTTATGTGCTTGATTTCGTACATAAAGCATCATTGTAGGAGTGATGATCTAATCTTTAAATGGAGTGGCTTatagatgtttttggtatgaAACTGATGATATAACAAGTCTACtcgattttattttgaaattcttagagtacgtttggttttagagttaaagtaattttgattttgattttgattttgattgtggaaaaggacaaatgagattgtattataaatttgacttggaaagtatgtttttttgttgtgtaattggtagagttaaaatcaaaatcatgattctaaaatcaaactctgaaatcaaacgggcCCTAACTGAAATTACTGATTTTAGTGGAAAAGATTAATAGTCACTCAAAGAATCAAAATGTGAATTAACTCCCTTCTCCAATGGTCTGCAACTTATTCTGGCTCTTCATCGCGCCTTTTAGAAAAGCTTACTGAAAGTGCAAGGTGATCTTGgcaattattttcaaatgaaaCTGGGGATTTATGTTCTCCGGTGCAGTCATCCTTAcactattattttttaaccACATATACATAAACATGCACATATTTATCTGTTGACTTGCCAAACACGAATGAGTTATAGCAAGTTATAAATGATCTAATGCTTACTTGGGAAATAAGTACTCTAATATACCTATATTATGATGTATATGTAATATGTTAACTTGACTGTGGCCTTCATGGCTTTTCATAAGAGCTCTACCATAACTAAATGATCCTTAGTTAtataaaccaaaaaaaattcttgtTAAGGTGTTAGCTTCACTTTTCAAtcatagtatatatatatatatatgtctgttTATATTCAATTTGAGGTTGTTATATGTCCATATGTGGGCAAGAAAAAACATGCCAACAACAAACCGAAGTAGGCATGCTTCTGTGAATACATGCATATAATGTTTGTTTGAAATCATCAGATGAGTTCGACAATTGCAAAATCATGCTAGAGATGGTACCAACTCCTTatgaatatgaaaaaaaaagaaaaaaagaaaagaacattAGTGACTGCTATAGATGGAGATGCTAACAAGCGACTTCATTTCCATAGACGAGAAGGGTGAGGGTGCTGGTTCCTCGGAAGATGATCAAGACAACAGCGGAGGAGAAACGGACTTGCCGGAAATTGATCCACGTGCTGAGGACCGAGAGCTCAAGAACCACTTGCTGAAGAAGTATAGCGGGTACTTGAGTAGTCTCAAACAAGAGCTttccaagaagaagaagaaggggaagcTTCCGAAAGAGGCCAGACAGAAGCTCCTTAGTTGGTGGGAGTTGCATTACAAGTGGCCATATCCTTCGGTATATGTTCTAACTCCGTAAAATAGAATGGTTCCAAAAAACTTATCGGGTAACTATTTAGCATAAATATCTGTTCGTCGTATAGTGTCTTGTTTTCGTGTTCCAAAACTTGGAATCTCTTACTATCTTACAGGcctattaatttttcatcttGGCTCGGATTTTAATTCAAGGATCACCATAATTACTGCAGGAGACAGAGAAGGTGGCATTGGCGGAATCAACGGGCTTGGACCAGAAACAGATAAACAATTGGTTCATTAACCAACGGAAACGGCACTGGAAACCCTCGGAGGACATGCAGTTCATGGTGATGGATGGTCTACATCCCCAGAACGCAGCGGCTTTGTACATCGACAGTCACTACATGAGTGATGGTCCGTACCGTCTAGGTCCATGAGGGGGCTGGGGCCCCTCCATGACGGGTCATTCTGAGGTTCAGGTCTGATTCAAGGATTGTGAGACGATAACCTATAAAAGAAAGCCGAACAATCTCTCCTATTATTTATTGTGCGACAACCGGGTAATGTCCTTGCAAAGCCCTCGTGTCTTCTATGTCTTAGTATACTGTAGCTCTGTCATACgcatttgattttgatttggaGTTGCTTTGGCCTGCGCTTTCCTCCTAGGGTACGGAAATTTTAGCGTAAACCAATCTTAATTTGGTGTTGTATGAAAAGCATAAGACATGGCTTCTAGCTTATCGTGTCTCATGTCAGGACGTTGTATTCAAGTTCGGGTTTAGTGAACCGGTGATAATGTATAGGCATGGGGTTTCTTTTGGTTGTTAAGTGTGATATCTTAAGTAGTTGTGTAAGGGTTGGGGAAGTAGAGATGTGTTGTCAGttctatttatatatcaaGTTTTAATGGCAAAAAAGCCACTAATTAATTGTACCACATCTATATAGCTTGGTAATTCTTCTTTCGAACCGAAAGCCAAAGTTGCTTCATGTACTATACGAACTTTGCCATGACTCTATGCTATTATTTGCTTCATTGAGTTGAgctaatatatttatttaagattGTGATTGCTGGAGACTTGCAGTTTTTAtaaagattttttatttttatttcatttacacTTCCGCTAGATATTGCTTTAGGTTTGAGAAAGATCTGATGATGAGGACATAAATTAATCTTTAATGAACaacgtgggttggttcaagcggtccGACGTTTGTTTCGCTTAAGTAAGATCTCATGTTCGAGTTCTTGTGAATACAGAAAATCCACGCTGatagagttttatcccttagtggcCGACTCGGCTCAACTGAATTATTCGGGGTCGAATTAGGCTTTCGAATATCATGATTCACACCGAAACTAATCATTAAAGGGTATCATGTCCATTGAATTTTGTCCTCTTAATACCCTGTTGAGTATGGGAGCATGTATGATATATGtagatatttatgattttcCCGTATAGAAGGTGAAGTATGGGCGTaataaattcgaaaaaaaataagagaatataaaaaatcgtaatcaacctgaaatctagatgtattttttttttgttaagtAGAAGTGTGATCTATAAACTTAttacaagaaaaatgaaaacctAATTAAAAAGGACGCAAGTGGTTTACAAAAATTGATTATGAGTCAACAGGGCGAGGAGAGATTCATTTGTCAATCGTGGAATAATGAGTCAACACGGCGAGGAGagattcattttcattttttctcccATAAAAGTTTTTAATTGTGCCTATTATATTTTGCATTCTTCTGTAGCACTATAAGTTTGTCCAGAAGACAAGATTAG
Above is a window of Punica granatum isolate Tunisia-2019 chromosome 7, ASM765513v2, whole genome shotgun sequence DNA encoding:
- the LOC116214294 gene encoding homeobox protein knotted-1-like 2 produces the protein MEDQYNQMNGGSGHHRGNFLYPSNQTSAMSFHLQSATDHHQCFQSPAHVKTEAANNSNNNNHHHLGQHQKLRYSLQAGISDQSSSSNEVEAIKAKIVAHPQYSNLLEAYMDCQKIGAPPEVVAKLAAARQEFEARQRSSSVTSSDAAKDPELDQFMEAYYDMLVKYREELTRPLQEAMDFMRRIETQLNMLSNGPVRIFNSDEKGEGAGSSEDDQDNSGGETDLPEIDPRAEDRELKNHLLKKYSGYLSSLKQELSKKKKKGKLPKEARQKLLSWWELHYKWPYPSETEKVALAESTGLDQKQINNWFINQRKRHWKPSEDMQFMVMDGLHPQNAAALYIDSHYMSDGPYRLGP